The following proteins are co-located in the Tardibacter chloracetimidivorans genome:
- a CDS encoding SDR family NAD(P)-dependent oxidoreductase yields the protein MKIEGQVAVVTGGASGLGRASAELLASKGAKVVITDLPGSAGEEVARGMGGECRFVPANIRSEDDITAVFQEARDLGPVRATIHCAGRGGPVRVLDKEGRPGSLEIYEEIVQTNLIGSFNVLRLSAEAMALGDPENGERGVIVLTASVAAFEGQIGQIPYASSKAGVVGMTLVAARDLASRLIRVCTIAPGTFDTPMLARLPENVRTELGRAVPHPARLGAPAEFAALAEHIITNPMLNGETIRLDGAIRMPPR from the coding sequence ATGAAAATAGAAGGACAGGTCGCAGTCGTCACCGGCGGCGCATCGGGCCTCGGCCGTGCGAGCGCCGAACTGCTGGCAAGCAAGGGAGCCAAAGTCGTCATTACGGATCTGCCCGGATCGGCGGGAGAAGAAGTTGCCCGCGGCATGGGCGGCGAGTGCCGCTTCGTACCCGCCAACATCCGCTCGGAAGACGACATAACGGCTGTGTTTCAGGAAGCGCGGGATCTGGGGCCTGTTCGCGCCACCATACATTGTGCCGGTCGAGGTGGGCCGGTCCGCGTTCTGGACAAGGAAGGCAGGCCCGGCTCGCTGGAAATCTATGAGGAGATTGTGCAGACCAATCTCATCGGAAGCTTTAACGTCTTGAGGTTGTCAGCCGAAGCAATGGCCCTGGGCGATCCGGAGAACGGCGAACGAGGAGTGATCGTCCTGACTGCTTCGGTCGCCGCCTTTGAAGGACAGATCGGACAAATACCCTATGCCTCGTCCAAGGCGGGTGTCGTCGGAATGACGCTGGTCGCGGCTCGTGACCTGGCCTCGCGCCTGATCCGCGTCTGCACCATCGCGCCCGGAACCTTCGATACCCCCATGTTGGCGCGCCTTCCCGAAAACGTTCGCACAGAACTGGGCCGCGCAGTCCCACACCCGGCCCGGCTTGGCGCGCCGGCGGAATTCGCCGCTTTGGCGGAGCATATCATAACCAACCCGATGCTGAACGGGGAGACGATCCGCTTGGACGGCGCCATACGCATGCCGCCCCGCTGA
- a CDS encoding helix-turn-helix domain-containing protein gives MSQILYEYSGPMLDSTQSEKFMAAVGRDYYAADCKVRPQQEDLYLCNTRNWAGELPISEHRCIGARTVVKRSSQQVQNSAEDIFLLWIPVRGSVTITQSGRSAMVARGNLALSSSLEPLCIETMPDDGSEHLSYQISLPVHILADALSEPRRYCAIGYSSNAGAARIARELFLSLYEESGNTDRASSMILAQSALNALFCAVTEDKDAPVRLAGARELKLQRLLDYIALHHSDPELTTEKAAAACEISTRYLHYLLQGRGMKFHDHLWEARLDSAFRQLTDPALDRRTIAEIAYSAGFKSSAHFSRAFRRRFSQSPREVRERCALENESFINSGSGLRRH, from the coding sequence ATGTCGCAGATCCTCTACGAATATTCCGGCCCGATGCTGGATTCCACCCAGTCGGAAAAATTCATGGCTGCGGTGGGACGCGACTACTATGCGGCCGATTGCAAGGTAAGGCCACAACAGGAAGATTTATACCTGTGCAACACGCGAAACTGGGCGGGTGAACTCCCTATTTCCGAACACCGCTGCATTGGCGCGCGCACCGTGGTCAAGCGCTCGTCACAACAGGTACAAAACAGCGCAGAGGACATTTTCCTCCTCTGGATACCGGTTCGCGGTTCGGTCACCATCACGCAGAGTGGAAGGTCGGCTATGGTGGCGCGCGGAAATCTGGCTCTTTCCTCTTCTCTCGAGCCCCTTTGTATTGAAACGATGCCGGACGACGGATCGGAACATCTTTCGTACCAGATTTCCCTGCCGGTCCACATACTGGCCGACGCACTTTCCGAACCTCGACGATATTGCGCGATCGGCTATTCTTCAAATGCGGGGGCCGCCCGCATAGCCCGAGAGTTGTTTCTGTCGCTCTATGAGGAAAGCGGCAACACCGATCGAGCTTCTTCCATGATTCTCGCGCAATCCGCCCTGAATGCCCTGTTCTGCGCGGTGACGGAGGACAAGGATGCGCCAGTACGACTCGCCGGCGCACGAGAGCTGAAACTGCAACGGTTGCTCGACTATATCGCGCTCCATCATTCCGATCCGGAACTCACCACCGAAAAGGCAGCGGCAGCCTGCGAAATCTCGACACGCTATCTGCACTATCTGCTGCAGGGACGCGGCATGAAGTTTCATGACCATTTATGGGAAGCGCGACTGGACAGCGCATTTCGTCAACTCACCGATCCCGCGCTGGACCGCAGAACCATCGCCGAGATCGCCTATTCGGCAGGCTTCAAGAGCAGTGCCCATTTCAGCAGGGCTTTTCGCCGCCGTTTCAGCCAATCCCCCAGAGAGGTCCGCGAGCGATGCGCGTTGGAGAATGAATCCTTCATCAACTCGGGATCAGGCCTCCGTCGACATTGA
- a CDS encoding glucose 1-dehydrogenase, with protein sequence MRLARRNALVTGAASGIGRAVAEAFAKEGARVWLADVNEEGVAALAEIIGSAASVLPLDVSDAPSVERAMSNVGADNGGIDLLVNAAGVYSLQPWLEIEPESWDRVFAVNARGVMQTTQAAGHAMIAHGRGGVIINIASAAGRRGDPNSVAYSASKAAAISISQSAAIAFAPYNIRVNAIAPGPVATPMWSDVVRLRADRGDQSAEHMAARVPLGRVSTPDEQAQVAVFLASAESSYVTGQTLNVDGGLIPS encoded by the coding sequence GTGAGGCTGGCAAGGCGCAATGCTCTGGTGACTGGCGCGGCATCCGGCATCGGCCGTGCCGTTGCAGAGGCTTTTGCAAAGGAAGGCGCGCGCGTCTGGCTGGCGGATGTAAATGAAGAAGGCGTTGCAGCGCTGGCGGAGATCATCGGCTCGGCGGCGTCGGTTTTGCCGTTGGATGTCTCGGACGCACCGTCCGTTGAACGGGCGATGTCGAATGTGGGTGCGGACAATGGGGGAATAGACCTGCTTGTAAATGCAGCAGGGGTTTATTCGCTTCAGCCCTGGCTGGAAATCGAACCGGAGTCCTGGGACAGGGTCTTCGCTGTAAACGCGCGAGGCGTGATGCAGACAACCCAAGCGGCGGGCCACGCCATGATCGCGCACGGGCGCGGAGGGGTCATCATCAACATCGCATCGGCGGCAGGACGTCGTGGTGATCCGAACTCTGTCGCTTATTCCGCAAGCAAGGCGGCAGCTATCAGCATTTCGCAATCGGCGGCTATCGCTTTTGCCCCGTACAACATCCGCGTCAATGCGATCGCTCCCGGTCCGGTCGCCACGCCCATGTGGTCGGACGTCGTGCGATTGCGTGCTGATCGCGGCGATCAAAGCGCGGAACATATGGCCGCGCGCGTACCTTTGGGGCGCGTTTCAACTCCTGACGAGCAGGCGCAGGTCGCCGTTTTCTTGGCGAGCGCGGAAAGCTCCTATGTGACGGGCCAGACCCTCAATGTCGACGGAGGCCTGATCCCGAGTTGA
- a CDS encoding thiolase family protein, whose protein sequence is MADQPVIVDIVRTPMGRGKEGGQLSHIHPVDLLSKTLKALVERNDLDPGTVDDVIVGCVSQVGEQSATPGRMAWLGAGYPTHVPATTIDRKCGSSQQALHFAAQGIMAGAYDIAIAAGVESMSRTPMGSNRIGKDPYGEGVAQRYPKGLVQQGISAELIAARWGIGREEMDVYSVQSHRLAEATRKAGGFDDEIVPIFSDDAAIASDETIRPETSPDGLSQLKPAFANDETAKRFPEIRWSVTAGNASQISDGASAALVMGERTAEKLGLRPRARFVAFDVCADDPLLMLTAPIPATRRILKKAKLRVDDIDHFEVNEAFACVPLAWLQELKVDPARLNPRGGAIALGHPLGASGVRLMATMLNGLEQSGGRFGLQTMCEAGGMANATIIERL, encoded by the coding sequence ATGGCTGACCAACCCGTTATTGTGGATATTGTGCGAACGCCCATGGGACGGGGAAAGGAGGGCGGACAGCTTTCCCATATCCATCCCGTCGACCTGCTTTCGAAGACCTTGAAGGCGCTGGTTGAGCGGAACGACCTTGACCCTGGCACGGTGGACGACGTCATTGTCGGCTGCGTCAGTCAAGTAGGTGAGCAGTCCGCCACTCCCGGCCGGATGGCCTGGCTGGGCGCAGGCTATCCGACCCATGTTCCAGCCACGACGATTGATCGCAAGTGCGGATCAAGCCAACAAGCTCTGCATTTCGCCGCCCAGGGAATCATGGCTGGAGCCTATGATATCGCCATCGCGGCGGGTGTGGAATCCATGAGCCGGACACCGATGGGATCAAATCGCATCGGCAAAGACCCCTATGGCGAAGGTGTGGCCCAGCGTTATCCGAAAGGGTTGGTCCAGCAGGGCATTTCCGCTGAGCTGATCGCGGCGCGGTGGGGGATTGGGCGGGAAGAGATGGACGTCTATTCCGTCCAGTCTCACCGTCTTGCCGAAGCCACCCGCAAGGCGGGCGGATTTGACGACGAGATCGTTCCCATCTTTTCCGATGACGCGGCGATAGCGAGCGACGAAACCATTCGCCCGGAGACCAGCCCCGACGGCCTATCGCAATTGAAACCTGCATTCGCCAATGACGAAACTGCAAAGCGTTTTCCGGAAATACGTTGGAGCGTAACAGCTGGAAATGCATCCCAGATCAGCGATGGCGCTTCCGCCGCGCTGGTGATGGGTGAGCGTACGGCGGAAAAGCTTGGCCTGCGCCCCAGAGCACGTTTTGTCGCCTTCGATGTCTGCGCGGATGATCCGCTTTTGATGCTGACGGCACCCATACCCGCAACCCGCAGGATTTTGAAAAAGGCAAAGCTGCGCGTGGACGATATCGATCACTTCGAGGTGAACGAGGCATTTGCCTGCGTTCCGCTCGCCTGGCTTCAGGAATTGAAGGTTGATCCTGCGCGCCTCAACCCGCGCGGCGGCGCCATCGCCCTGGGGCACCCTTTGGGGGCATCCGGGGTCCGTTTGATGGCCACGATGCTCAACGGACTCGAGCAAAGCGGCGGCCGGTTCGGCCTTCAGACCATGTGCGAAGCGGGCGGCATGGCGAACGCAACGATAATCGAACGACTTTAG
- a CDS encoding zinc-binding dehydrogenase, giving the protein MLGAVVHENRLQVKELPSPMRSPSQALVRTIASSINQGEVRGIRSAPHWQISSGEVWVPGWDFAGVVEDAAEDGSGPPKGARVAGWVRQGAWAEYVSAATDQIVELPANVQFREAATLPIAGLTAWHALRVGGLAAGKRVLVLGANGGVGRFALQIARAAAAHTVGVVTSESKRASISDLADEIAVGLPVEGAYDIILECVGGETLAKCFGLVAPYGSIVSYGNASGEQTCFDPGAAFRKPCLRLQSFALYDELDRRPSRNEGLADLVDLLSQGQLRTDIVLEVGLADVQQACDALMERRVDGKAVLAIGADQKM; this is encoded by the coding sequence ATGCTGGGCGCTGTGGTCCACGAAAACAGGTTGCAGGTAAAGGAATTGCCGTCGCCGATGCGATCACCTTCCCAAGCGCTGGTCAGAACGATTGCCTCCTCGATCAATCAGGGAGAGGTCCGGGGAATCCGCTCCGCGCCGCATTGGCAGATTTCAAGCGGGGAAGTGTGGGTGCCTGGCTGGGATTTCGCGGGCGTGGTCGAAGACGCGGCGGAAGATGGCAGCGGTCCGCCCAAGGGAGCGCGCGTGGCAGGATGGGTTCGGCAGGGCGCCTGGGCAGAGTATGTTTCAGCCGCGACCGACCAGATTGTTGAACTGCCGGCCAACGTCCAGTTTCGCGAGGCCGCGACCTTGCCCATCGCCGGATTGACCGCATGGCACGCATTGCGCGTTGGCGGCCTGGCTGCGGGGAAACGGGTGTTGGTGCTTGGCGCCAATGGCGGTGTCGGTCGTTTCGCCCTCCAGATCGCGCGCGCGGCTGCTGCACATACGGTAGGTGTCGTCACTTCCGAATCCAAGCGCGCGTCCATTAGTGATCTAGCGGACGAGATTGCGGTGGGGCTGCCGGTAGAGGGCGCGTACGACATCATACTCGAATGTGTCGGCGGTGAGACGCTGGCAAAATGCTTTGGCCTTGTTGCGCCCTATGGCTCCATCGTGAGCTATGGAAACGCTTCGGGGGAGCAGACCTGCTTCGATCCGGGCGCTGCTTTTCGCAAGCCGTGCCTCAGACTTCAGAGTTTCGCCCTTTATGATGAGCTTGATCGAAGGCCGTCGAGGAACGAGGGGTTGGCTGATCTCGTCGATCTTCTCTCCCAAGGCCAATTGCGAACAGACATCGTTCTTGAAGTCGGTCTGGCCGACGTCCAGCAGGCATGCGATGCCTTGATGGAGCGGCGAGTGGACGGCAAGGCTGTACTGGCGATCGGCGCGGACCAGAAGATGTGA